In the genome of Bradyrhizobium sp. CB3481, the window AGCGGCGCACGCGAGATCGCGACCATCGTCGTATCGCGGGCGGCGAGGTGCGGGATCATGCGCTCGAAGCCGTCAGCCCAGAATGAGCAGCTCTTGCACGCTTCATCCCAATCGGGCGCGAACATCAGGTGCTGGACGACGAGCTGGCTGCGGCCCTTGAAGAGGTCGTCGAGCGACACTTTCCCTTCGGGGCCGTCGAACAGATAGTCCTTGTCGACCTTGACCCATGGCAGCGCGCGGCGCTCCTCGGCCAGACGCTCGCGCGCGTGGGTGTACTCCTTCTCATGCGCAAGGTGAGCCTTGCGCGCGGCGATCCATTCCTCGCGGGAGACGGCGGGGTGCGATGGCATGATCGGCTCCTGTGTTCAGGCCAGATAGCTTTCGAGCTTGCCGAGGAATTCCGTCCAGCCGCGCTGATGATTGTCGCGCGCCTTCTCGTCGACGAACTGGGCGTGGTTGAAGACGAGCAGCGAGCCGCCGCCATCCGGCCTGATCGAAATGGTTACCAGCGATTCCCGCTCCGGCGTGGAATGCCATGCCCAGCTGAAGACCAGCTTCTGGTTCGGCACCACCTCGCGATAGACGCCGCCGACCTCATTATAATTGCCATTGGCGCGGAAGCTGATGCGATAGCGGCCGCCGACGCGCAGGTCGATATCGGCCTTGACCGAGCCCTCCTCGACCGAGACAGGCCCGAACCATTGCACTAGCCTTTGCGGGTCGGCCCACGCGGCGTAGATTTTTTCGGGCGCGGCGCTGAACCGGCGCGTGAGCGTGAGGCTGGGCCGCGCGGCGAGTTCGGCGTCGCTGACGGTGTCGTGCTTGGCAAGGCTTGACTGGGTGGCCATGGGTCTTCCTCCACAAAAGCAGCAAGGCGGTCGAGAGCATCGGACCAGAAGCGCCGGTAGCGATTGAGCCACTCCATCGCCTCCTCCATCGGCTGCGCGGTCAGCCGGCACGCGACCGTGCGGCCGGTCTTTTCGCGCGCGATCAACCCTGCATCCGACAGCACATCGAGATGCTTCATGATCGCGGGCAGCGACATCGAAAACGGTTGCGCCAATTCGCTCACCGACAGGCTCTCACGACTGCCGAGCCGCGCCAGCAGCGCGCGCCTGGTCGGATCGGAAAGCGCGGCAAAGGTGCGATCGAGGGCGGCTTCTTGATACTTAACCATAAGGTTTAGTATAAAGGCAAAAAGAACGCCGTCAAGCCGGCGTTCGCATCACGTGTCCGCGAGTTCGGCTAGGTCGAGCCCGCGACGTCAATCAGGTCGTCCGGGAAGAATTCGCGGCTCCGATCAATAGTCCCGGTAAATCCGCATCCGCTGCTGCTGGCCGAAAGCGGCGCGCGGATTGATATTGCAATACAGCCCTCGTCCGGACGCCGCCGCCAGGCACTGGTTATAGGAGGCGTAGGAGCAGTCGCCGGGAATGCCGATGCCGCGGCCCTGGAGGCAATAGGGGTAGTCATAGGCCGCCGCCGGAGAACTGCCGACGGAGGTAGCAATTGTCGCCGCTGATAGCGCCAACAGTGCCAACATTGCATTGCGCATCTTGGATCTCCTTCACGTCACGCGGGAGCCGCGGCGTCTTTGCAATAAAACACCGCGGCTCTACCGTTGTTCCGTGATCTAGATCACTGCACTTTTTCGACCTTGGCTTCCTCGATGACCTTCTTCCACTTGTCGGTCTCGGCCGCGATCATCGCGCCGAACGCCTCCGGCGTGCCGATCAGGGGCTCGCCGCCAAGATCGGATAGCCTGGCCTTGATCGCGGGCTCGGCCAGGATCTCGTTGATCTCCTTGTTCAGCTTGGCGATGATTTCCTTCGGGGTGTTCTTCGGGGCGCCCATGCCGAACAGCGCGGTTGCCTCATAGCCCGGAACGGTATCAGCAAGCACCGGCACATCGGGCAACAGCGGCGACTTCGTCGTGCTGGTCACGGCCAGCGCCCGCACCGCGCCGCCGCGGACATGCTGGATGATCGAAGGCATGTTGTCGAAGATCACCTGGACCTGGCCGCCGAGCAGATCGGTGATCGCCGGCGCCGCGCCGCGATAGGGCACATGCTGCATCTTGGCGCCCGACATCGCCATGAACATCTCGCCCGACAGATGCACCGACGTGCCGTTGCCCGACGAGGCCAGATTCACCTTGCCGGGATTGGCCTTCACATAAGCGATGAACTCGGCCACCGTCTTGGCCGGCACGTCCTTATTGACGGTCATCACGTTCGGCACGCGATTGAAGGCGGCGACCGGCGCGATGTCCCGCACGACGTTGAACTTGAGGTTGGCGTAGAGCGTGGCGTTGATGTAGTTCGCCGGATTGACCAGCAGCACGGTGTAGCCGTCCGGTTCCGCGTTGATAACGGATTCGGTCGCGATGTTGTTGCCGGCGCCGGGCTTGTTCTCGATCACGAATTGCTGGCCGAGCCGCTCGGAAAGGCGCTGGCCGATCAAGCGCGCAATGATGTCGGTCGCGCCACCCGGGGGATATCCGACCACCCATTTCACCGGCCGGGTCGGATAATCCGCCGCCGAAACGCTGCCGATCGAAGCGGCCGTGGAAAGGCCGATCACGGCCAGACAAATCGCGGTGCGACGTGAAATCATAAAATTTCTCCTTGGAGGCCGGGATTCAGAGCCCGGTCCGTTTCTATTGAGGCGCCGTTCTATTGAACCGAACGCGGGCCGCGTTGTAACAAACAAAGTCTGGTGCGGCCAGTGCGACACAGGCGCCGCCGACCGCGACGAAAGGATAAGGGATGTCTCTCAGGGTTAACGCACTCGACCACCTCGTGATCAATGTGTCCGACGTGGCGCATTCCACTGAGTGGTACCGCAAGATCCTCGGCATGGAGGTCAAGGTGTTCGATCCGGGCCTGGCAAGACGCCGCGCACCTCGCTGGTGTTCGGCAACCAGAAGATCAATGTGCGGCCGCGCGATGCCGACAAGGTCGAGTGGTTCACCGCCGACCACGAGACCGCCGGCAGCGACGATCTGTGCTTCCTGACCTCGAGCACGCCGGATGAGGTCGTGGCGCATCTGAAGGCCAATGGCGTCGCGATCGAGGAAGGCCCGGTGGCAAAGCAAGGCGCCCGCGGCACGCTGCGCTCGGTCTATTGCCGCGATCCGGATGGAAGTTTGATCGAGATTTCGTCTTATGAGGATGGTGGGAAGTAGCACCGCTCTCTCCCCGTCATTGCGAGGAGCGTAGCGACGAAGCAATCCATACTGTCCCCGCGGGAGGTATGGATTCGCTCCGCTCGCAATGACGGGGAGAGAGCCTCGTAAACTCCCGATTTGCCCATTGCGCCATCCGATGGCAGAACTACTCCCAAGCAAGAACCAGAAGCCGCCATAGAGCGGCACGGGAGGAATTCCATGTCCATTTCACAGGCCCCCGGCATTGTCGGACCGTTCGCAGGCCTCGACGTGCCGTGGCTGCTGCGCATGCGCGCCGAGAGCCGCCGCAACCATCCGTTCCTGATCTGGGCGCCGTTTGAGGGGCCGGCGCGGAGCTGGTCCTACGGCGAATTTCACGAGCGGGTCGGCGCACTTTCGGCAGGCCTTGCCAAGCGCGGGGTGAAGCCCGGCGAATATATACTGATCCATCTCGACAATTGCATCGAGGCCATGCTCGCCTGGTTTGCCTGCGTCGAGCTCGGCGCCATCGCGGTCACCACCAACACCCGCTCGGCCGCGGCCGAGATGGAGTATTTCGCCGGTCATTGCGGCGCGGTCGCCGCCATCACCCAGCCGGCCTATGCCGAGCTGATCTCGGCCAACTGCCGAAACCTGCGCTGGATCGCCGTCATTTCGCACGATGCCGGAGCTGCGCCTGCGCAACGCAGGCCGCGCGGCGACAGCTTTGAGTCATTATTCGCCGACGGCGCCGACCGGCCGCGCCGTGCCATCGATCCGTTCGCGCCATGCAGCGTGCAGTACACCTCCGGCACCACGTCGCGCCCGAAGGCGGTGCTGTGGACCCACGCCAACGCGCTGTGGGGCGCCAAGATCAACGCCGCTCATGAAGACCTGCATGCCGCCGACGTGCACCAGACTTACCTGCCGCTGTTTCACACCAATGCGCTGGCCTATTCGATGCTGGCGACATTGTGGGTCGGCGCGTCCTGCGTGATCCAGCCGCGCTTTTCCGCCAGCCGCTTCTGGGGCGTCGCGCTCGCGCACAACTGCACCTGGACCTCGACGATTCCGTTCTGCATGAAGGCGCTGCTAGAGCACGAGATTCCGAAGAACCACAAATTCCGCCTGTGGGGCACCGCGGTATCCGAACCGCCGGCGTTCGCTGCCTTCGGCGTCAAGATGATCGGCTGGTGGGGCATGACCGAGACGATCACCCATGGCATCGTCGGCGAGGTCGACCAGCCGAATGCGCCGATGTCGGTCGGCCGCGCCGCGCCCGAGTATCAGATCCGCATCGTCGAGGACGATGGCACGCCGACGCCGGTCGGCGGCACCGGCAACCTGCTGATCAAGGGCATTCCCGGCCTATCGCTGTTTGCCGAGTACCTGCACAATGAAAAGGCCACGCGCGAAAGTTTCGACGAGCACGGCTATTTCATCACCGGCGATCGCGTCACGCTGCTCGACAACGGATTCATAAAGTTCGGCGACCGCAACAAGGACATGCTGAAGGTCGGCGGCGAGAATGTCGCGGCATCTGAGATCGAGCAGGTGATTGCGGTGGTGCCCGGCGTGCGCGAGGCCGCCGTGGTCGCGAAGAAGCACCCGATGCTGGACGAGGTGCCTGTCGTGTTCATCATTCCGCGGGCCGGCGTCAAGGATGCGCCGCCCGATCTGCATGATGCCGTGATGGCCGCCTGCCGCAGCGGCCTCGCCGACTTCAAGGTGCCGCGCGAAATTCGCTTCGTCGACGACATGCCGCGCTCGACGCTGGAGAAGGTGGCGAAGGCGGAGCTGAGGAAGATGCTGGAGGGATGAGACGTC includes:
- a CDS encoding SRPBCC domain-containing protein; translated protein: MYAAWADPQRLVQWFGPVSVEEGSVKADIDLRVGGRYRISFRANGNYNEVGGVYREVVPNQKLVFSWAWHSTPERESLVTISIRPDGGGSLLVFNHAQFVDEKARDNHQRGWTEFLGKLESYLA
- a CDS encoding metalloregulator ArsR/SmtB family transcription factor; translated protein: MVKYQEAALDRTFAALSDPTRRALLARLGSRESLSVSELAQPFSMSLPAIMKHLDVLSDAGLIAREKTGRTVACRLTAQPMEEAMEWLNRYRRFWSDALDRLAAFVEEDPWPPSQALPSTTPSATPNSPRGPASRSRAGSAPRPKKSTPRGPTRKG
- a CDS encoding DUF3551 domain-containing protein, coding for MLALLALSAATIATSVGSSPAAAYDYPYCLQGRGIGIPGDCSYASYNQCLAAASGRGLYCNINPRAAFGQQQRMRIYRDY
- a CDS encoding tripartite tricarboxylate transporter substrate binding protein, with amino-acid sequence MISRRTAICLAVIGLSTAASIGSVSAADYPTRPVKWVVGYPPGGATDIIARLIGQRLSERLGQQFVIENKPGAGNNIATESVINAEPDGYTVLLVNPANYINATLYANLKFNVVRDIAPVAAFNRVPNVMTVNKDVPAKTVAEFIAYVKANPGKVNLASSGNGTSVHLSGEMFMAMSGAKMQHVPYRGAAPAITDLLGGQVQVIFDNMPSIIQHVRGGAVRALAVTSTTKSPLLPDVPVLADTVPGYEATALFGMGAPKNTPKEIIAKLNKEINEILAEPAIKARLSDLGGEPLIGTPEAFGAMIAAETDKWKKVIEEAKVEKVQ
- a CDS encoding AMP-binding protein; protein product: MSISQAPGIVGPFAGLDVPWLLRMRAESRRNHPFLIWAPFEGPARSWSYGEFHERVGALSAGLAKRGVKPGEYILIHLDNCIEAMLAWFACVELGAIAVTTNTRSAAAEMEYFAGHCGAVAAITQPAYAELISANCRNLRWIAVISHDAGAAPAQRRPRGDSFESLFADGADRPRRAIDPFAPCSVQYTSGTTSRPKAVLWTHANALWGAKINAAHEDLHAADVHQTYLPLFHTNALAYSMLATLWVGASCVIQPRFSASRFWGVALAHNCTWTSTIPFCMKALLEHEIPKNHKFRLWGTAVSEPPAFAAFGVKMIGWWGMTETITHGIVGEVDQPNAPMSVGRAAPEYQIRIVEDDGTPTPVGGTGNLLIKGIPGLSLFAEYLHNEKATRESFDEHGYFITGDRVTLLDNGFIKFGDRNKDMLKVGGENVAASEIEQVIAVVPGVREAAVVAKKHPMLDEVPVVFIIPRAGVKDAPPDLHDAVMAACRSGLADFKVPREIRFVDDMPRSTLEKVAKAELRKMLEG